The following coding sequences lie in one Hyphobacterium sp. CCMP332 genomic window:
- a CDS encoding Re/Si-specific NAD(P)(+) transhydrogenase subunit alpha, with translation MKIAILKERRDGETRVAATPESVKKLIAAGHDIQIEKGAGDNASMPDSLYEAVGAKTGTLAATLKGADVVYAVRTPDAETLAKLPKGCLLVGQLEPHGDKAQAKAFADAGINALAMEFTPRITRAQAMDALSSQSNLAGYRAVIEASQIYHRAFPMMMTAAGTIAAAKAFVMGAGVAGLQAIATARRLGAVVTATDVRPAAKEQVASLGAKFVAVEDEEFKAAETAGGYAKEMSKEYQAKQAELVASHIAKQDVVITTALIPGRPAPRLITKAMVEAMRPGSVIVDIAAPMGGNCELTKADEIVEHNGVSIAGYSNLPGRLAADASSLYARNLVNLTPLLVGEDGALAPHWDDEIIVGMTLTRDGKVVHETLK, from the coding sequence ATGAAAATTGCCATTCTGAAAGAACGCCGCGACGGGGAAACCCGGGTTGCGGCTACGCCCGAGTCCGTCAAGAAGCTGATTGCGGCCGGGCATGACATCCAGATCGAAAAAGGCGCGGGCGATAATGCCAGCATGCCGGACAGCCTGTATGAGGCCGTCGGTGCCAAAACGGGCACGCTGGCGGCGACGCTGAAGGGCGCGGATGTCGTCTATGCGGTCCGTACGCCGGATGCCGAAACGCTGGCCAAACTGCCCAAGGGCTGCTTGCTGGTGGGTCAGCTGGAGCCCCATGGCGACAAGGCCCAGGCCAAAGCTTTCGCCGATGCCGGGATCAATGCTCTGGCCATGGAATTTACCCCACGCATCACCCGTGCGCAGGCGATGGACGCGCTTTCCAGCCAGTCCAATCTGGCCGGGTATCGCGCCGTGATCGAAGCCTCGCAAATCTACCATCGTGCTTTCCCGATGATGATGACCGCCGCCGGTACGATTGCCGCGGCCAAGGCCTTTGTCATGGGCGCGGGCGTCGCCGGTCTTCAGGCGATTGCCACCGCCCGCCGTCTGGGCGCGGTTGTGACCGCTACGGATGTCCGCCCGGCGGCCAAGGAACAGGTCGCCTCGCTGGGCGCGAAATTCGTGGCTGTCGAGGACGAGGAATTCAAGGCGGCGGAAACCGCCGGCGGTTATGCCAAGGAAATGTCAAAGGAGTACCAGGCCAAACAGGCCGAGCTGGTCGCCAGCCACATCGCCAAGCAGGATGTGGTGATCACGACCGCGCTCATTCCGGGACGTCCGGCCCCCCGGCTGATCACAAAAGCGATGGTGGAAGCCATGCGTCCGGGATCGGTGATCGTAGATATTGCGGCCCCGATGGGCGGGAATTGCGAACTGACGAAAGCCGACGAGATTGTCGAGCATAACGGGGTGTCGATCGCCGGGTATTCGAATTTGCCCGGACGTCTCGCCGCTGATGCCTCCAGCCTCTATGCGCGCAATCTGGTCAATCTGACCCCGCTTCTCGTGGGCGAGGATGGCGCGCTGGCCCCGCATTGGGATGATGAAATCATTGTCGGCATGACGCTGACGCGCGACGGCAAGGTCGTGCACGAAACGCTGAAATAG
- a CDS encoding aa3-type cytochrome c oxidase subunit IV, with product MAEYQRGTMEVTEQSRTFSSFIGMSVWFGGLTILTVFFLALTFAANVGWMVSLIITTIVGILLGMALGLKANWYATVIGFAAVSFFSAIAASLIGSLL from the coding sequence ATGGCTGAATATCAACGCGGCACGATGGAAGTCACCGAGCAGTCGCGCACCTTTTCCAGCTTCATCGGCATGTCCGTCTGGTTTGGCGGGCTGACCATTCTGACGGTTTTCTTTCTGGCCCTAACCTTCGCGGCGAATGTCGGCTGGATGGTGTCGCTGATCATCACCACCATTGTCGGTATTCTGCTCGGGATGGCTCTCGGCCTGAAGGCCAACTGGTATGCTACCGTGATCGGCTTTGCAGCGGTGAGCTTCTTCTCCGCGATTGCCGCCAGCCTGATCGGCAGCCTGCTCTAG
- a CDS encoding alpha/beta fold hydrolase, whose protein sequence is MSTASNSLREIRPPLETFKGEMPPHPAWFEKALAMPTEAGRVGVEGADIVWKAWGGRGQEGVILVHGGVAHKQWWDAIAPFLAESRRVVAIDMSGMGDSGHRDVYRMPLYAEEVKAVARDAGLFDAGKPFVVGHSFGGFVTMVSSMEFGDELAGAIILDSPVRPPEEQRSSSPPQRGGKTYEQLETAIARFRLLPPQPCEAVYVVDHIARNSLKPVEGGWSWKFDPNLWAKLEYQRRDPEVLRDSAKCPLAFFRGADTSLVTDEIWAFMQETFGAGTPMISIPDAHHHLILDQPLAVAAALETLMQSGWGQR, encoded by the coding sequence ATGTCTACCGCCTCGAATTCGCTCCGCGAGATCCGCCCGCCGCTCGAAACCTTCAAGGGCGAGATGCCGCCGCATCCGGCCTGGTTTGAAAAAGCACTGGCGATGCCAACAGAAGCCGGACGTGTGGGCGTTGAAGGCGCGGATATTGTCTGGAAAGCTTGGGGAGGCCGGGGTCAGGAAGGGGTTATCCTCGTTCATGGCGGGGTCGCCCACAAGCAATGGTGGGATGCGATTGCGCCCTTCCTCGCGGAGAGCCGGCGCGTTGTCGCGATTGATATGTCCGGCATGGGCGATAGCGGCCATCGCGATGTCTATCGTATGCCGCTCTATGCCGAAGAGGTGAAAGCCGTCGCCCGTGACGCCGGCCTTTTCGATGCCGGCAAGCCCTTTGTCGTCGGACATTCCTTCGGCGGATTTGTGACCATGGTGTCGTCCATGGAATTCGGTGACGAACTGGCCGGCGCGATTATTCTCGATTCGCCCGTTCGCCCGCCCGAGGAGCAACGATCCTCCTCGCCGCCTCAGCGCGGTGGAAAGACCTATGAGCAACTGGAAACCGCAATTGCCCGTTTCCGGCTGCTTCCGCCGCAGCCTTGCGAGGCGGTCTATGTCGTTGACCATATCGCCCGCAATTCGCTGAAACCCGTCGAAGGCGGATGGAGCTGGAAGTTTGATCCCAATCTCTGGGCCAAGCTGGAATATCAAAGACGGGATCCGGAGGTCCTTCGCGATTCGGCCAAATGCCCGCTGGCGTTTTTCCGGGGAGCGGACACCTCGCTGGTGACCGACGAAATCTGGGCCTTCATGCAAGAAACATTCGGGGCCGGCACGCCGATGATTTCCATTCCCGATGCCCATCACCATCTGATTCTGGACCAGCCACTGGCCGTGGCCGCTGCTCTGGAAACCCTTATGCAGTCCGGTTGGGGCCAGCGCTGA
- a CDS encoding CPBP family intramembrane glutamic endopeptidase: protein MSTPPPPYGYRRPPRARNPFEPHDLMFRHFQQAHPHTGIFWLGLWTLGSLATGYLASLAATMLIVLGGVPDDGVADMLFRSYYALYMAMEIGFLWLFAAWLAPQGLAHAVFDLRPVRWVIETGYGLVLFAIGMIFSVTAVDVLLPLLPITPSAPAELFSHGGLIGAVLVTITVVVFAPVVEELVMRGWLLPMLVARMGGWVVPLIVTSLAFGLLHFAIGIETMIYTTVLGFAAGMARRMTGRLWAPIVVHFANNVFASLPF from the coding sequence ATGAGCACACCGCCTCCCCCATATGGCTATCGGCGACCGCCGCGCGCGCGCAATCCGTTCGAGCCGCATGATCTGATGTTCCGCCATTTCCAGCAGGCGCACCCACATACCGGAATATTCTGGCTGGGATTATGGACCTTGGGGTCACTGGCCACCGGCTATCTCGCCAGCCTTGCTGCCACCATGCTGATTGTGCTGGGAGGCGTGCCGGATGACGGCGTCGCGGACATGCTCTTCCGGTCTTACTACGCGCTCTACATGGCGATGGAGATCGGATTTCTTTGGTTGTTTGCGGCCTGGCTTGCGCCGCAGGGTCTGGCCCATGCGGTCTTTGATCTTCGCCCGGTCCGGTGGGTGATCGAGACCGGATATGGACTTGTCCTGTTCGCGATCGGCATGATTTTCTCGGTCACAGCGGTTGATGTCCTGCTTCCCCTTCTGCCGATCACGCCCTCTGCTCCGGCCGAACTGTTTTCCCATGGCGGTCTGATCGGCGCGGTTCTGGTCACGATAACGGTTGTGGTCTTTGCGCCGGTGGTGGAGGAGCTGGTCATGCGCGGCTGGCTCTTGCCCATGCTGGTGGCGCGGATGGGCGGATGGGTTGTGCCCCTGATTGTCACATCCCTTGCCTTCGGCCTCCTGCACTTTGCCATTGGCATCGAGACCATGATCTACACGACGGTATTGGGATTTGCGGCCGGGATGGCGCGGCGGATGACCGGGCGGTTATGGGCACCGATTGTCGTGCACTTCGCCAATAATGTGTTTGCCTCCCTGCCCTTCTGA
- a CDS encoding sigma-54 dependent transcriptional regulator, with protein MAKTVLIVDDDPTQRRLLQAVIEKQGFEVGSADSGEAAMDVLARGGVDVMLLDLVMPGMDGMDVLDAVQRKGIDTPVIVLTAHGGIETVVAAMRAGAADFFIKPASPERITVSVRNALKMQTLTGEVKRLTRKTVGGSLGFEDMIAGAPAMRQVVRLGQRAAASTIPILITGESGVGKELVAGAIRAASERADKPFVAVNCGAIPANLVESTLFGHEKGSFTGATGKHMGKFQEADGGTLFLDEIGELPLDMQVKLLRALQEGEVDPVGSNRPVKVDVRIISATNRDLTQEVEAGRFREDLFYRLNVFPIEVPSLRSRKEDVSALVRHFITRFNAQENRSVVDAAPETMAMLAAFDWPGNVRQLENTVFRAVVLCEGDYLKPEDFPQISGLAADLAELPPPPMPGDSMAFANAGAPSDLPPVPIMDEGGHLRPLESIERDLIEFAIETYAGRMAEVARRLGLGRSTLYRKVREYDLDVDQARTA; from the coding sequence ATGGCTAAGACGGTGCTGATCGTCGACGACGATCCGACGCAACGCCGCCTGTTGCAGGCGGTAATTGAAAAGCAGGGTTTTGAGGTCGGGTCCGCTGACAGTGGCGAGGCTGCGATGGATGTGCTGGCGCGTGGCGGGGTGGACGTCATGCTGCTGGACCTGGTCATGCCGGGCATGGACGGGATGGACGTGCTCGACGCCGTCCAGCGCAAGGGCATCGACACGCCGGTCATCGTTCTGACGGCGCATGGCGGTATTGAAACCGTCGTCGCGGCCATGCGGGCCGGCGCGGCAGATTTCTTCATCAAACCGGCCAGTCCGGAACGGATTACCGTTTCTGTACGCAATGCCCTGAAGATGCAGACCCTCACCGGCGAAGTGAAACGCCTCACCCGCAAGACGGTCGGCGGATCGTTGGGTTTTGAAGACATGATTGCAGGCGCGCCGGCCATGCGTCAGGTCGTACGTCTGGGCCAGCGCGCCGCCGCCTCGACGATTCCGATTCTCATCACCGGGGAAAGCGGTGTTGGCAAGGAGCTGGTCGCGGGCGCGATCCGCGCCGCTTCCGAACGGGCCGACAAGCCGTTCGTGGCGGTCAACTGCGGGGCCATTCCGGCCAATCTGGTGGAATCGACCCTTTTCGGTCACGAAAAGGGTTCCTTCACCGGTGCAACCGGCAAGCATATGGGCAAGTTCCAGGAAGCCGATGGCGGCACACTCTTCCTCGACGAGATCGGCGAATTGCCGCTCGACATGCAGGTCAAACTCCTGCGCGCCCTGCAGGAAGGCGAGGTCGATCCCGTCGGCTCGAACCGTCCGGTCAAGGTAGATGTCCGGATAATCTCGGCCACCAATCGCGACCTCACTCAGGAAGTCGAGGCGGGCCGTTTCCGCGAAGACCTCTTCTATCGTCTGAATGTTTTCCCCATCGAAGTGCCGTCGCTGCGCTCGCGCAAGGAAGATGTTTCCGCACTCGTCCGGCATTTCATCACGCGCTTCAACGCGCAGGAAAACCGCTCTGTCGTGGATGCGGCACCAGAGACCATGGCCATGCTTGCCGCCTTCGACTGGCCGGGCAATGTCCGCCAGCTGGAAAACACGGTCTTCCGCGCAGTGGTGTTGTGTGAGGGCGATTATCTGAAGCCGGAGGATTTCCCGCAGATATCCGGACTGGCGGCAGACCTTGCCGAATTGCCACCGCCGCCAATGCCGGGCGACAGCATGGCCTTTGCGAATGCCGGTGCGCCGTCGGATCTGCCACCTGTGCCGATCATGGATGAGGGCGGTCATCTGCGGCCGCTGGAATCCATCGAGCGCGATCTGATCGAGTTTGCAATCGAAACCTATGCCGGACGCATGGCGGAAGTGGCCCGGCGTCTGGGATTGGGCCGCTCGACCCTTTATCGCAAAGTGCGTGAATATGATCTCGATGTAGATCAGGCACGAACAGCCTAG
- a CDS encoding DUF2312 domain-containing protein — protein MDDASQSAVTDNSHSIGQAARDQLKAIVARIERLEEDKKQVMDDTKEVYAEAKSMGYDTKILRRVIALRKIDRNERQEAEALLELYLGAVEG, from the coding sequence ATGGATGATGCATCCCAATCTGCCGTTACGGACAATTCCCATTCGATCGGCCAGGCCGCACGCGATCAGCTGAAAGCGATCGTCGCCCGCATCGAACGGCTGGAAGAAGACAAGAAGCAGGTGATGGACGACACCAAGGAAGTCTATGCCGAGGCAAAATCCATGGGCTATGACACGAAGATTCTCCGGCGCGTGATCGCCCTGCGCAAGATCGACCGCAATGAGCGGCAGGAAGCGGAAGCCCTGCTCGAGCTCTATTTGGGCGCGGTCGAGGGCTGA
- a CDS encoding alpha/beta fold hydrolase, with protein MIFRAIIAFVALLNFLPTAQADDMPPAGHFIEIDNARIRYVEEGSGPAVLILHGASSNAEDMRLALSGHLDGLRAVYVDRPGLGWSERPDMAWTPEREAALLAELIRVLEIESPVVVGHSWGGAITMRLAIDHGEGLSGIVLIGAPLHSGVGDAAWYNRASRWFGIGPIITRMIIPLVGPSRIEEGLQETFHPQPVPDGYAEAVQINRIFHTAVFKANAEDMAQVNDHLARQEDLYSGITLPAVFLAGNSDRVVYTDRHSRPVAATLPNAELIVREDWGHMLHHSAPDAVADAVRRLHGNGAN; from the coding sequence TTGATTTTTCGCGCCATAATCGCCTTTGTGGCCCTTCTGAATTTCCTGCCCACAGCCCAGGCCGACGATATGCCCCCTGCCGGACACTTTATCGAGATAGACAATGCCCGTATCCGCTATGTCGAGGAGGGCTCCGGCCCGGCTGTTTTGATATTGCATGGCGCATCATCCAATGCCGAGGACATGCGTCTGGCCTTGAGCGGACATCTGGACGGGTTGCGCGCTGTCTATGTTGACCGCCCGGGGCTGGGCTGGAGCGAACGGCCGGATATGGCCTGGACACCGGAACGCGAAGCCGCCCTGCTGGCAGAGCTGATCCGGGTGCTGGAAATAGAGAGCCCCGTTGTCGTGGGCCATTCCTGGGGCGGAGCGATCACCATGCGTCTGGCGATTGATCACGGCGAGGGTCTCTCCGGCATTGTGCTGATCGGGGCACCGTTACATTCCGGCGTGGGCGACGCGGCGTGGTATAATCGCGCTTCCCGCTGGTTCGGTATCGGACCGATCATTACCCGGATGATCATTCCTCTGGTCGGCCCGTCGCGTATCGAAGAGGGCCTTCAAGAGACCTTCCATCCGCAACCGGTTCCGGACGGATATGCCGAAGCCGTGCAGATCAACCGCATCTTCCACACCGCCGTGTTCAAGGCCAATGCCGAGGACATGGCACAGGTGAATGATCATCTGGCGCGGCAGGAAGACCTGTATTCCGGCATTACTTTGCCCGCCGTCTTTCTGGCCGGGAATTCGGATCGGGTCGTCTATACGGATCGCCATTCGCGGCCGGTCGCTGCCACCCTGCCCAATGCCGAACTGATCGTTCGCGAGGACTGGGGCCATATGCTGCATCACTCCGCGCCAGATGCGGTCGCCGATGCGGTGCGCCGCCTTCATGGAAACGGCGCCAACTGA
- a CDS encoding tetratricopeptide repeat protein — MKALILALLIQTLPFQTPQERLSERLDNLQSADAEQATPLVDEILALWATSGSDTIDLLMDRGETALAADNADIAARMFDHVTRLEPDYAEGWLRAAQVAFEMQDYGYALEALNTTLALEPRRFDAYYLLGSTLEAAEQPEAALEAYQEALTIYPAYELAGRGAARMRAQLAGRAL; from the coding sequence ATGAAAGCCCTGATCCTCGCCCTTCTGATCCAGACCCTGCCCTTCCAGACGCCGCAAGAGCGCCTCAGCGAAAGGCTGGATAATCTGCAATCCGCCGATGCGGAACAGGCCACGCCGCTCGTGGATGAAATCCTGGCGCTCTGGGCCACATCCGGCAGCGATACGATCGATCTTCTGATGGATCGTGGTGAAACCGCCTTGGCGGCTGACAATGCCGACATTGCCGCACGCATGTTCGATCACGTCACCCGTCTGGAGCCGGACTATGCCGAAGGCTGGCTGCGCGCAGCGCAGGTGGCGTTCGAGATGCAGGATTACGGCTATGCACTGGAAGCCCTGAATACGACGCTGGCACTGGAGCCGCGCCGCTTTGATGCCTACTATCTGCTGGGCTCGACGCTGGAGGCGGCCGAGCAACCGGAAGCGGCGCTGGAAGCCTATCAGGAAGCGCTCACCATTTATCCGGCCTATGAACTCGCCGGGCGCGGTGCCGCCCGAATGCGGGCGCAGCTGGCAGGGCGGGCGCTTTGA
- the ykgO gene encoding type B 50S ribosomal protein L36, with protein MKVRSSLKSLKNRHAACQLVRRRGRVFVINKKDPRFKARAG; from the coding sequence ATGAAAGTTCGCAGCTCACTCAAATCGCTGAAAAACCGCCACGCTGCCTGCCAGCTGGTGCGCCGTCGCGGCCGTGTCTTCGTGATCAACAAGAAAGACCCGCGTTTCAAAGCGCGCGCCGGCTAG
- a CDS encoding DUF1194 domain-containing protein: MRMITALLIGLISAMQAAAQDLIEVDLELVLAVDISYSVDEDEARRQREGYVAALAHPDVISAIEGGPLGRIAVTYVEWADSRFQRAAADWTVIASEADALGFAATVAAAPLERGHYTAIGAAIADSVRRIETNQYQGYRRLIDISGDGPQNQGMDLAEARAMADEARIIINGLPVITDQPGRWVRPVEVNLDAYFEENVITGPGAFALAARTADEFRTAILRKMTLEIAGAAPAPVELVQAAP; the protein is encoded by the coding sequence ATGCGTATGATCACAGCTCTTCTGATCGGTCTGATTTCCGCCATGCAGGCGGCAGCACAGGACTTGATCGAGGTCGATCTCGAGCTCGTGCTCGCGGTCGATATCTCCTATTCCGTTGATGAAGACGAGGCGCGCCGGCAGCGTGAAGGCTATGTCGCGGCGCTGGCCCATCCCGACGTTATCTCCGCGATTGAGGGCGGTCCGCTGGGCCGCATCGCGGTGACATACGTCGAGTGGGCCGATTCGCGCTTCCAGCGCGCGGCCGCTGATTGGACCGTGATTGCCTCCGAAGCGGATGCGCTGGGATTTGCCGCCACTGTTGCTGCCGCGCCGCTCGAACGCGGACATTACACGGCGATCGGGGCTGCAATTGCCGATTCGGTGCGCCGGATCGAAACCAATCAGTATCAGGGCTATCGCCGCCTGATCGATATTTCCGGTGACGGGCCGCAGAACCAGGGCATGGATCTAGCCGAGGCCCGCGCCATGGCAGACGAGGCCCGTATCATTATCAACGGATTGCCGGTCATCACCGATCAGCCCGGCCGCTGGGTGCGACCGGTCGAGGTCAATCTCGATGCCTATTTCGAAGAAAATGTCATCACCGGACCCGGCGCCTTCGCTCTCGCCGCGCGCACGGCCGACGAATTCCGGACCGCCATCCTGCGCAAGATGACGCTGGAAATTGCCGGTGCGGCACCGGCGCCGGTCGAGCTGGTTCAAGCGGCACCATGA
- a CDS encoding DUF1194 domain-containing protein, producing MMRPLVMAFACLAVATPALAQHFADPSVYAGEDSLVRERQYTGDGRLVVDLELVFAVDVSASIDEMEALQQRRGHVQALADPDVISSIQAGGHGRIAVMYLEWADADFQRVVAPWTVIETEADALAFAAILAEADFVSGRRTAIGAALANAVQLIESNPYQGTRRVIDLSGDGPQNAGPSLPDARASAEAAEITINGISMQNERQNPFRPPVNIDVARYFENHVIVGPRSFVLPSHTHEDFVEALRRKLIIEIAGLFPAEMADKG from the coding sequence ATGATGCGTCCCCTTGTCATGGCGTTTGCGTGTCTGGCGGTCGCGACGCCGGCGCTGGCGCAGCATTTTGCTGACCCCTCCGTCTATGCTGGCGAGGACAGCCTTGTCCGCGAACGCCAATACACCGGGGACGGCCGACTCGTTGTCGATCTGGAGCTGGTTTTCGCGGTCGATGTTTCCGCGTCGATTGACGAGATGGAAGCCTTGCAGCAGCGCCGCGGTCATGTGCAGGCGCTGGCGGATCCCGACGTGATTTCCTCCATTCAGGCCGGAGGGCATGGCCGGATAGCGGTGATGTATCTGGAATGGGCCGATGCAGACTTCCAGCGTGTCGTGGCCCCCTGGACCGTGATCGAGACCGAAGCCGACGCGCTGGCCTTTGCGGCCATTCTGGCCGAGGCCGATTTTGTTTCCGGCCGCCGCACCGCCATCGGGGCAGCGCTGGCCAATGCGGTCCAACTGATCGAATCCAACCCCTATCAAGGCACCCGCCGGGTGATCGATCTGTCCGGTGACGGACCTCAGAATGCCGGCCCCAGCCTGCCGGACGCGCGGGCATCGGCCGAGGCGGCGGAGATCACCATCAATGGCATCTCCATGCAGAACGAACGGCAAAACCCTTTCCGCCCGCCGGTCAACATTGATGTGGCCCGTTATTTTGAAAATCATGTCATTGTTGGGCCACGATCTTTTGTTTTACCCAGCCATACCCACGAAGATTTCGTGGAAGCGTTGCGAAGAAAGCTTATTATCGAGATTGCCGGGCTGTTTCCGGCCGAAATGGCGGACAAGGGATGA